In a genomic window of Streptomyces sp. SJL17-4:
- a CDS encoding aldo/keto reductase — protein MTTTPTTTTPTTASAAGTWTLGDLTVNRIGFGAMRLPQRGEALVETAVPRDRGEAIAVLRKAVDLGVNHIDTAAFYFSPLRSANELINSAFGGSYPDDLVIATKVGPCRDTSGAWATHARTPAALRGQVEENLRQLGRDHLDVVNLRVVGSDSIAERFGALAELRDAGLIRHLGVSNITPEQLTEAQAIAPVVCVQNMYGIGVRPEYEDFVRLCGEQGIAFVPFYAIAAAGRQGGVTTPESPEVLAVAEAHGASPAQIRIAWTLHQGPHLLAIPGTGDPDHLAANVAAGALRLTDEDLALLDRPHRTPADDDDAS, from the coding sequence ATGACCACTACCCCCACCACCACTACCCCCACCACCGCCTCCGCCGCCGGCACCTGGACCCTCGGGGACCTCACCGTCAACCGCATCGGCTTCGGTGCCATGCGGCTGCCCCAGCGCGGCGAGGCTCTCGTCGAGACCGCCGTCCCGCGCGATCGCGGCGAGGCCATCGCCGTACTGCGCAAGGCCGTTGACCTCGGCGTGAACCACATCGACACCGCCGCCTTCTACTTCTCGCCGCTCCGCTCCGCCAACGAGCTGATCAACAGCGCCTTCGGCGGGTCCTACCCCGACGACCTCGTCATCGCCACCAAGGTCGGCCCCTGCCGTGACACCTCCGGCGCCTGGGCCACGCACGCGCGCACCCCCGCCGCCCTGCGCGGCCAGGTCGAGGAGAACCTGCGCCAGCTCGGTCGCGACCACCTCGACGTCGTCAACCTCCGTGTCGTCGGCAGCGATTCGATCGCCGAGCGCTTCGGCGCCCTCGCCGAGCTCCGTGACGCCGGACTCATCCGCCATCTCGGCGTCTCCAACATCACCCCCGAGCAGCTCACCGAGGCGCAGGCCATCGCCCCCGTCGTCTGCGTGCAGAACATGTACGGAATCGGGGTCCGCCCCGAGTACGAGGACTTCGTGCGTCTCTGCGGCGAGCAGGGCATCGCCTTCGTGCCGTTCTACGCGATCGCCGCCGCCGGCCGTCAGGGCGGAGTCACCACCCCGGAGAGCCCCGAGGTCCTCGCCGTCGCCGAGGCCCACGGCGCGAGCCCCGCCCAGATCCGGATCGCCTGGACCCTTCACCAGGGCCCCCACCTCCTCGCCATCCCCGGCACCGGCGACCCCGACCACCTCGCCGCCAACGTCGCCGCCGGCGCGCTCCGGCTCACCGACGAGGACCTGGCCCTCCTCGACCGACCGCACCGCACGCCCGCCGACGACGACGACGCTTCCTAG
- a CDS encoding transporter substrate-binding domain-containing protein has translation MTHTPSPAARSALAAALAADLAPTGILRASVNLGNPVLAQGTPEAPSGITVDLAREIGARLGLPVELLCFDAARKSFEAMADGRADLCFLAVDPARETEVAFTAPYVVIEGVYAVPRDSGLTAVEDVDAPGIRIGVKQGSAYDLFLSRTLAHASVVRGAEGVDTFREGGLEVGAGIRQPMTSYVAANPEVRLIEGRFMEIRQAVGTTVDRAPETVAFLRSTVEELKANGFVADSLRRAGQDAGLLAPPA, from the coding sequence ATGACGCACACGCCGAGCCCCGCCGCCCGCTCCGCCCTGGCCGCCGCCCTCGCCGCCGACCTCGCCCCCACCGGCATCCTCCGCGCCTCCGTCAACCTCGGGAACCCGGTGCTCGCGCAGGGCACCCCCGAGGCGCCGTCCGGGATCACCGTCGATCTGGCGCGGGAGATCGGGGCGCGGCTCGGGCTTCCCGTCGAGCTGCTCTGCTTCGACGCGGCTCGGAAGTCCTTCGAGGCGATGGCCGACGGCCGGGCCGACCTCTGTTTCCTCGCCGTGGATCCGGCGCGGGAGACGGAGGTCGCCTTCACCGCCCCGTACGTCGTCATCGAGGGCGTGTACGCCGTCCCCCGCGACTCCGGCCTCACCGCCGTCGAGGACGTCGACGCGCCCGGCATCCGGATCGGCGTCAAGCAGGGCTCCGCGTACGACCTGTTCCTCTCCCGGACCCTCGCGCACGCGTCGGTCGTCCGAGGGGCGGAGGGCGTCGACACGTTCCGGGAGGGGGGCCTGGAGGTGGGCGCAGGCATCCGGCAGCCGATGACCTCGTACGTCGCGGCGAACCCCGAAGTCCGCTTGATCGAGGGCCGGTTCATGGAGATCCGGCAGGCGGTCGGGACGACGGTCGACCGCGCCCCGGAGACCGTCGCCTTCCTCCGCTCCACCGTCGAGGAGCTGAAGGCGAACGGCTTCGTCGCGGACTCGCTCCGCCGCGCCGGGCAGGACGCGGGGCTGCTCGCCCCGCCCGCCTGA
- a CDS encoding lysine 2,3-aminomutase, with amino-acid sequence MTVYTGHRLAALIADRTGQPALAHDADVVGRVLPLRVGSHAADELIDWSRAPDDPLYRLLVPHRDLLAPADFAAVEQTLRNGDRDRLRLVVDGLRERLDPHPGGRDCGELRHPYPETLLVLPDQDPRRGRTCPTHCASCFRWPRYTGDPARERALGGPGALSAHLAGHPEITDVVLGGEDPLLMRAELLDPYVTALLDRPRIRTVRIRSKAVSFSPQRFLDAPDADDLLRLLERVVASGRHLTLLLHVSHPRELHPEPARRAVGRLLATGAVVRTQAAVLRHVNDDAGTWARMWREQTGLGLVPYRMLVERGAGARRCFGLPLATVLDVHAEAVRRQVQGRAPAVGGPVMRTERGPLAVDGIVRLQDGPAFALRALRARDPAPAGTVAYARFDPAARWWDELIPYGPGDRILIPGKPLTPADVTGG; translated from the coding sequence GTGACCGTCTACACAGGTCACCGCCTTGCCGCACTCATCGCCGACCGCACCGGGCAGCCCGCCCTCGCCCACGACGCCGACGTCGTCGGCCGCGTGCTGCCGCTCAGGGTCGGCTCCCACGCCGCCGACGAACTCATCGACTGGTCGCGCGCCCCCGACGACCCCCTCTACCGGCTCCTCGTGCCCCACCGCGACCTGCTCGCCCCCGCGGACTTCGCCGCCGTCGAGCAGACGCTGCGGAACGGCGACCGGGACCGACTACGGCTCGTCGTCGACGGCCTGCGCGAACGGCTCGACCCCCACCCGGGCGGCCGGGACTGCGGGGAACTCCGCCACCCGTACCCGGAGACGCTGCTCGTCCTCCCCGACCAGGACCCCCGCCGGGGCCGGACCTGCCCCACCCACTGTGCATCCTGCTTCCGCTGGCCCCGCTACACCGGCGACCCCGCGCGCGAGCGGGCGCTTGGTGGGCCCGGGGCGCTCTCCGCCCACCTCGCCGGGCACCCGGAGATCACCGACGTCGTCCTCGGCGGCGAGGACCCCCTGCTCATGCGGGCCGAGCTGCTCGATCCGTACGTCACCGCGCTCCTCGACCGGCCGCGCATACGGACGGTCCGCATCCGCAGCAAGGCCGTGTCCTTCTCCCCGCAGCGCTTCCTCGACGCCCCCGACGCCGACGACCTCCTCCGCCTCCTCGAACGCGTCGTCGCCTCCGGCCGCCACCTCACCCTGCTGCTCCACGTCTCCCACCCCCGGGAGCTCCACCCGGAACCGGCCCGCCGGGCCGTCGGCCGCCTCCTCGCGACGGGAGCGGTGGTACGTACCCAGGCCGCCGTCCTCCGGCACGTCAACGACGACGCCGGGACCTGGGCGCGCATGTGGCGGGAGCAGACCGGGCTCGGCCTCGTCCCGTACCGCATGCTCGTCGAGCGCGGCGCGGGCGCGCGGCGCTGCTTCGGTCTGCCGCTGGCCACGGTCCTGGACGTCCACGCCGAGGCCGTACGGCGGCAGGTCCAGGGGCGCGCGCCCGCCGTCGGCGGGCCGGTGATGCGCACGGAGCGCGGCCCGCTGGCCGTCGACGGGATCGTCCGGCTCCAGGACGGTCCCGCCTTCGCCCTCCGCGCGCTCAGGGCCCGCGATCCCGCCCCGGCCGGCACGGTGGCGTACGCCCGTTTCGACCCGGCGGCGAGGTGGTGGGACGAGCTGATCCCGTACGGACCCGGGGACCGGATCCTGATCCCGGGGAAGCCGCTGACGCCGGCGGACGTGACGGGCGGCTGA
- a CDS encoding class I SAM-dependent methyltransferase, translating to MGLNDRNIRTVDDVLNLLDGLFAPDADRWSGGGADWWDGFYADRDKPVPFFVAKPDENLVSYVERGLLPAGGGRALDLGCGPGRNSLYLASLGYEVDAVDLSATAIRWAGERARETGATGIRFVCGDAFAPGTVLDGPYDLVYDSGCFHHLPPHRRISYLALLDRVLAPGGHFALTAFAAGEGGMGSELPDADFYRKGRLDGGLAYTDASLCGIFADLTDVEVRRMRDEPADAPTFGEAFLWTALFRRP from the coding sequence ATGGGTCTGAACGACCGCAACATCCGCACCGTCGACGACGTCCTGAACCTGCTCGACGGGCTCTTCGCGCCCGATGCCGACCGGTGGTCCGGTGGCGGGGCCGACTGGTGGGACGGGTTCTACGCCGACCGGGACAAGCCCGTGCCGTTCTTCGTCGCCAAGCCCGACGAGAACCTCGTCTCGTACGTCGAGCGGGGGCTGCTCCCGGCCGGGGGCGGGCGGGCCCTCGACCTCGGCTGCGGGCCCGGACGGAACAGCCTGTACCTCGCGTCGCTCGGCTACGAGGTGGACGCCGTCGACCTCTCCGCCACCGCGATCCGCTGGGCCGGGGAACGGGCCCGCGAGACCGGGGCCACCGGAATCCGATTCGTGTGCGGCGACGCCTTCGCACCCGGGACCGTCCTCGACGGGCCGTACGACCTCGTCTACGACTCCGGCTGCTTCCACCACCTGCCGCCGCACCGCCGCATCAGCTACCTCGCGCTCCTGGACCGCGTCCTCGCGCCCGGCGGGCACTTCGCACTCACCGCGTTCGCCGCCGGGGAGGGCGGCATGGGCTCCGAACTGCCCGACGCCGACTTCTACCGGAAGGGCAGGCTGGACGGCGGACTCGCCTATACGGACGCCTCGTTGTGCGGCATCTTCGCCGACCTGACCGACGTCGAGGTCCGTCGCATGCGCGACGAGCCGGCCGACGCCCCCACCTTCGGCGAAGCCTTCCTCTGGACGGCACTCTTCCGACGCCCGTAA
- a CDS encoding deoxyxylulose-5-phosphate synthase, giving the protein MGHAKTSYVCLPCRASYKQPYDTSRERRCPRCARALIHVGSAFAPPRRRDVSGWRALSVVLHAGIRFHKNCCFGGPGYRPRTLSEVKAGLVRARRTGEPIAQALTRCG; this is encoded by the coding sequence ATGGGCCACGCCAAGACCTCGTACGTCTGCCTGCCGTGCCGCGCCTCGTACAAGCAGCCGTACGACACCTCGCGCGAGCGGCGGTGTCCGCGCTGTGCGCGCGCCCTCATCCACGTCGGGTCCGCCTTCGCGCCGCCCCGCCGCCGGGACGTCTCGGGCTGGCGGGCACTGTCGGTCGTCCTCCATGCCGGAATCCGGTTCCACAAGAACTGCTGCTTCGGCGGGCCCGGTTACCGCCCCCGCACCCTCTCCGAGGTCAAGGCCGGCCTGGTCCGCGCCCGCCGCACCGGTGAGCCGATCGCGCAGGCGCTCACCCGCTGCGGATAG
- a CDS encoding SRPBCC domain-containing protein, with protein sequence MVTLLTTPADRELVITRTFDAPPARVWEAWTVPAHVREWYGVSGLTTTVVDIDLRVGGAWRWGQTAPDGQQIVFSGRYEDVVPAERLDYTEVFEQMPDGDPVRVTLTFDATPDGGTALTSTSFWPSNEIRDQALAAGMEAGVREQYDRLAQHLTSM encoded by the coding sequence ATGGTCACCCTCCTGACGACCCCGGCCGACCGCGAGCTGGTCATCACCCGCACCTTCGACGCCCCGCCGGCCAGGGTCTGGGAGGCGTGGACGGTCCCGGCGCACGTACGGGAGTGGTACGGGGTGTCCGGACTGACCACGACGGTCGTCGACATCGATCTGCGGGTGGGCGGCGCGTGGCGCTGGGGCCAGACCGCCCCGGACGGACAGCAGATCGTCTTCTCCGGCAGGTACGAGGACGTCGTCCCGGCCGAGCGGCTCGACTACACGGAGGTCTTCGAGCAGATGCCGGACGGGGACCCGGTCCGCGTCACGCTCACCTTCGACGCGACTCCGGACGGCGGTACGGCCCTGACCAGCACGTCCTTCTGGCCGTCGAACGAGATCAGGGACCAGGCGCTGGCGGCGGGCATGGAGGCGGGAGTACGGGAGCAGTACGACCGGCTCGCGCAGCACCTGACGTCGATGTGA